The following coding sequences lie in one Alloacidobacterium dinghuense genomic window:
- a CDS encoding APC family permease, whose translation MRTLDLLFGRPLATSEERAEQIGPSAGLPIFGLDALSSAAYGPEAALTLLIPLGIAGVHHIVPVTTAIIILLVIVYFSYRQTIEAYPHGGGSYTVATENLGAGAGLLAAAALMIDYILTAAVGISAGVGALISAAPGLQKHTLLLCLLILLILTLVNMRGVRDTGVAFLIPTYLFLGTLIIVIILGGVKALVHDGHPVPVVAPPALPPVTTALTWWLLLKVFSSGCTAMTGVEAVSNGVMAFRQPTTKNAKNTLTIIIALLIVLLAGIALLCRAYGIGATDPGGAGYQSVLSQLTAAVAGKGIFYWVTIGSILLVLSLSANTAFADFPRLTRAIALRDYLPHAFILRGRRLLYSHGIYALVTFVAVLLILFGGVTDRLIPLYAIGAFLAFTLSQAGMVVHWYKQGHAMGHMIVNGIGAAATGLTLLVVLVAKFLDGAWITVILVPALIIVMRTVRKHYDDTAKETAHPEPLRVDGLQPPRVIIPMDKWNRISEKGLRFAIAMSPDVEAVHVECGDEEDSVCQIWNDLVVSPIRAAGLPEPRLTIIKSPYRFFIQPFVDHVLAEQMKSSDRQVAVLVPELVVKHWYENVLHNQRANLLKLFLLVRGNENVVVINIPWYLHK comes from the coding sequence ATGCGAACTCTTGACCTGCTGTTTGGCCGTCCGTTAGCCACATCAGAAGAACGCGCAGAACAGATCGGCCCGTCCGCCGGCCTTCCGATCTTCGGGCTTGATGCTCTCAGCTCTGCCGCCTACGGACCGGAAGCTGCGCTCACACTGCTGATTCCGCTCGGCATTGCTGGCGTACATCACATTGTGCCGGTGACAACGGCAATCATCATTCTGCTGGTCATCGTCTATTTTTCTTATCGCCAGACCATCGAAGCCTATCCACATGGCGGAGGCTCCTACACGGTGGCGACGGAAAACCTGGGTGCAGGTGCCGGTTTGTTGGCTGCCGCCGCGCTCATGATCGACTACATCCTGACTGCCGCAGTTGGGATTTCCGCCGGTGTAGGCGCTCTCATCTCTGCCGCTCCCGGCCTGCAGAAACATACGCTCTTACTCTGCCTGCTCATACTTCTAATCCTCACGCTTGTGAATATGCGAGGTGTTCGTGATACCGGCGTTGCGTTTCTCATACCAACTTACCTTTTTCTCGGGACACTGATCATCGTCATCATTCTCGGTGGCGTCAAGGCTCTTGTGCATGACGGCCACCCAGTACCTGTTGTCGCTCCTCCGGCACTTCCGCCCGTAACCACCGCGCTGACCTGGTGGCTCCTGCTCAAGGTCTTTTCGAGTGGCTGCACGGCAATGACCGGTGTCGAAGCCGTCAGTAACGGCGTCATGGCGTTTCGTCAGCCTACGACAAAAAATGCAAAGAACACACTCACAATCATCATTGCGCTACTGATCGTCCTGCTTGCAGGTATCGCCCTGCTCTGCCGCGCTTACGGTATCGGCGCAACGGATCCGGGAGGGGCGGGATATCAGAGCGTGCTTTCACAATTGACAGCCGCCGTTGCCGGCAAGGGCATCTTCTATTGGGTCACGATCGGATCCATCCTGCTCGTGCTCTCGCTCTCTGCCAACACAGCTTTTGCCGATTTCCCGCGCCTCACGCGCGCTATCGCGCTCCGTGATTACCTGCCGCATGCCTTCATACTCAGGGGACGCAGACTGCTTTATTCACATGGCATCTACGCTCTGGTGACGTTTGTAGCTGTTTTGTTGATCCTCTTTGGCGGAGTCACAGACAGACTCATCCCGCTCTACGCAATCGGAGCATTCCTCGCGTTTACGCTCTCGCAGGCGGGCATGGTAGTGCACTGGTACAAGCAGGGACATGCCATGGGCCACATGATCGTAAACGGAATCGGCGCAGCCGCCACCGGACTAACGCTACTAGTGGTCCTGGTCGCTAAGTTCCTCGATGGCGCCTGGATCACGGTCATCCTGGTCCCGGCGCTCATTATCGTCATGAGGACAGTGCGCAAACATTATGACGATACGGCGAAAGAAACGGCTCATCCTGAGCCACTGCGGGTTGATGGACTACAGCCGCCACGCGTGATCATCCCGATGGACAAGTGGAACCGCATCAGCGAAAAGGGCTTGCGCTTCGCTATCGCGATGTCTCCTGACGTTGAGGCCGTCCACGTAGAGTGCGGAGATGAGGAGGACAGCGTCTGCCAGATATGGAATGACCTGGTGGTTTCTCCGATTCGAGCCGCAGGACTGCCCGAACCACGATTGACCATCATCAAATCTCCTTATCGCTTCTTCATCCAGCCCTTCGTAGACCACGTACTCGCAGAGCAGATGAAATCGAGCGACAGGCAGGTTGCCGTACTGGTGCCGGAACTTGTGGTGAAACACTGGTATGAAAATGTATTGCACAACCAGCGCGCCAACCTGCTGAAGCTGTTTCTGCTTGTGAGAGGCAATGAGAATGTGGTTGTCATCAATATCCCCTGGTATCTGCACAAGTAG
- a CDS encoding LssY C-terminal domain-containing protein, which yields MKLSRFLRSIPSLTVTCLALSGIACSQQQPAPTSVRPGVQLIELKAPDASVLSSRKGSYSFNVPAGDWTDTGVTVTLGDQLDFSATGTVTVSDGHSSTPDGNARGWKDLVRQFQLNSANSGALIGRVTNGDASIPFPIGASKQIEITTSGKLYLNVNLSSDLTGDGSYTVKMKLSKSPTTATETTAINLASSLSPDLFANIPRRVQDQQGNPGDMVNFAIIGTQDQVQKAFTGAGWTTVDKTTQDAIVHGLIATLSHEAYTEMPMSILYLFGRPQDFSYARADPIAVAAIRHHLRVWKSTETIDGKPLWVGSATHDSGFEKDQRNGNVTHHIDPNIDEERDFIEQSFAAAGAITGAAYVTPSNPLKTALTATGGSFHSDGRIVVLALR from the coding sequence ATGAAACTTTCGCGCTTCCTCCGGAGCATCCCGAGCCTTACCGTCACCTGCCTCGCGCTCTCTGGAATTGCCTGCAGTCAGCAACAACCAGCGCCTACCTCAGTACGCCCCGGCGTTCAACTCATCGAATTGAAGGCACCCGACGCCAGCGTTCTCTCGTCCCGCAAAGGCTCCTATTCTTTCAATGTGCCAGCCGGAGATTGGACCGATACCGGCGTCACCGTCACATTGGGTGATCAGCTCGACTTTTCTGCAACGGGCACAGTTACAGTTTCCGACGGACATTCATCCACGCCGGACGGAAACGCGCGTGGATGGAAGGACCTGGTGCGCCAGTTTCAGCTGAACAGCGCTAACAGCGGTGCGCTCATCGGACGTGTTACTAATGGCGACGCTTCTATTCCCTTTCCGATTGGCGCGAGTAAGCAGATCGAGATAACGACCAGCGGCAAGCTGTATCTCAATGTGAACCTGAGCAGCGACCTCACCGGGGATGGGAGTTACACGGTAAAGATGAAGCTGTCGAAATCGCCGACTACTGCCACAGAAACAACAGCCATTAACCTCGCGAGTTCTCTGTCACCCGATTTATTTGCCAATATCCCGCGCAGAGTGCAGGACCAACAAGGGAATCCGGGAGACATGGTGAACTTCGCCATTATCGGCACGCAGGACCAGGTGCAGAAGGCCTTCACCGGCGCAGGTTGGACCACAGTCGACAAGACCACTCAAGACGCGATTGTGCATGGACTTATAGCAACGCTTTCTCACGAGGCTTACACGGAAATGCCGATGAGTATTCTTTACCTCTTCGGGCGTCCACAAGATTTCTCATATGCGCGCGCCGATCCCATTGCGGTTGCCGCAATCCGGCACCACCTGCGCGTATGGAAATCGACGGAGACAATCGACGGAAAGCCATTGTGGGTTGGCTCGGCCACGCATGATAGCGGTTTTGAGAAGGACCAGCGCAACGGCAACGTAACGCATCACATCGATCCCAACATCGATGAAGAGCGCGACTTCATCGAGCAGAGCTTTGCGGCAGCCGGTGCGATCACCGGCGCGGCATACGTCACGCCGTCGAATCCGCTGAAAACTGCGCTTACCGCAACTGGCGGGAGCTTCCACTCCGATGGACGCATTGTAGTGCTGGCCCTACGTTAA
- the ahcY gene encoding adenosylhomocysteinase, which produces MATTTATLHHVKNLDLADQGRKRIEWANQSMPVLQTIRKEFIKHQPLKGIRVAACLHVTTETANLMITLRDGGADVALCASNPLSTQDDVAASLARDFNIQTYAIKGEDNESYYSHILAAIDHKPHLTMDDGCDLVHLLHTKRQDALEGVIGGTEETTTGVIRLRAMAKDGVLRYPVVAVNDALTKHLFDNRYGTGQSTIDGVIRCTNVLLAGSKFVVAGYGWCGRGLAMRARGMGAEVIVTEVDPTKALEAVMDGFRVMTMIEAAKQGDVFVTVTGNKSVIRQEHFDVMKNGAIIANSGHFNVEIDIPALERTASSKRATRDFVDEYAMRDGRKIYLLGEGRLINLAAAEGHPASVMDMSFANQALSAEYMVKNHASLEKKVYSVPQELDKRVARLKLEAMSIGIDRLSPEQEEYLASWSEGT; this is translated from the coding sequence ATGGCGACAACGACCGCAACACTGCACCACGTAAAGAATCTGGATCTGGCTGACCAGGGACGCAAGCGCATCGAATGGGCGAACCAGTCGATGCCGGTTTTGCAGACCATCCGCAAGGAATTCATCAAGCATCAGCCGCTCAAGGGCATTCGCGTGGCGGCCTGCCTGCACGTAACCACCGAAACAGCGAATCTGATGATTACGCTGCGCGACGGCGGCGCCGATGTGGCCCTCTGCGCATCGAACCCGCTTTCCACGCAGGACGACGTGGCCGCATCGCTGGCCCGCGACTTCAATATTCAGACCTATGCCATCAAGGGCGAGGATAATGAGAGCTACTACTCGCACATTCTGGCGGCCATTGATCACAAGCCTCACCTGACGATGGACGATGGGTGCGACCTGGTCCACCTGCTGCACACCAAGCGCCAGGATGCGCTTGAGGGCGTCATCGGCGGCACTGAAGAGACGACGACTGGTGTGATTCGCCTGCGGGCCATGGCTAAGGACGGCGTGCTTCGCTACCCTGTCGTTGCCGTCAACGACGCACTCACCAAGCACCTCTTTGACAACCGCTACGGTACCGGGCAGTCGACCATCGACGGCGTAATTCGCTGCACTAACGTGCTGCTCGCCGGATCGAAGTTCGTGGTCGCCGGCTATGGCTGGTGCGGTCGCGGTCTCGCGATGCGCGCACGCGGCATGGGTGCTGAAGTCATCGTGACCGAAGTCGATCCGACCAAGGCGCTTGAAGCAGTCATGGACGGTTTCCGCGTGATGACCATGATCGAAGCAGCCAAGCAGGGCGACGTCTTCGTGACCGTAACCGGCAACAAGAGCGTCATTCGCCAGGAGCATTTCGACGTGATGAAGAACGGCGCGATCATCGCCAACTCCGGACACTTCAATGTCGAAATCGACATCCCGGCTCTGGAGCGCACCGCTTCCTCCAAGCGCGCAACCCGCGACTTTGTCGACGAATATGCCATGCGCGATGGCCGCAAGATTTACCTGCTCGGCGAAGGCCGCTTGATCAACCTTGCTGCAGCGGAAGGTCACCCGGCGTCGGTGATGGACATGAGCTTCGCCAACCAGGCGCTTTCGGCCGAATACATGGTGAAGAACCATGCCAGCCTGGAAAAGAAGGTCTACTCCGTTCCGCAGGAACTTGACAAGCGTGTTGCCCGTTTGAAGCTCGAAGCGATGAGCATCGGCATCGACCGCCTGTCGCCAGAGCAGGAAGAGTACCTGGCCAGCTGGTCGGAAGGCACCTAG
- a CDS encoding ArsR/SmtB family transcription factor, translated as MAQEKKVRLSARQMILISRALADPRRFEIFKQISASGHQLPCGDLRDCIPITAATLSHHIKELETAGLIKIEREGKFANLSLCRDVWQAYLDQLAAI; from the coding sequence GTGGCTCAAGAGAAAAAAGTGCGGCTCTCAGCGCGTCAGATGATATTGATTTCGCGCGCCTTGGCTGATCCGCGCCGCTTTGAGATATTCAAGCAAATCAGCGCCTCCGGACACCAGCTGCCATGTGGCGATCTGCGCGATTGCATTCCCATTACCGCTGCCACCCTGTCGCATCACATCAAGGAACTTGAGACAGCCGGCTTGATCAAGATCGAACGCGAAGGCAAGTTTGCAAATCTTTCCCTCTGCCGCGACGTGTGGCAAGCCTACCTCGATCAATTAGCCGCAATTTAA
- a CDS encoding SDR family NAD(P)-dependent oxidoreductase: MGKLQGKVAVVTGASKGIGAAIAKSLAAEGAAVVVNYSSSKEGADRVVSEISSKGGKAIAVQGSVAKAADVNRIFAETKKAFGKLDVLVNNAGVYEFTPIEDITEEHYYRIFDTNVLGLLLASREAVKHFNGDGGSIINIGSVASRVTPPTSSVYSGTKGAVDAITQTLAKELGPKKIRVNSINPGMVETEGVHSAGFIGSEFHKQHEAQVPLGRIGQPEDIANIAVFLASADSGWLSGELVIASGGYR; the protein is encoded by the coding sequence ATGGGCAAGCTTCAGGGTAAAGTCGCCGTTGTTACTGGCGCATCGAAAGGTATTGGCGCGGCCATTGCCAAGAGTCTGGCTGCGGAAGGCGCAGCTGTTGTTGTGAATTATTCCTCCAGCAAAGAGGGAGCAGATCGCGTCGTGAGTGAGATTTCGAGCAAGGGCGGTAAAGCCATTGCGGTGCAGGGAAGTGTTGCGAAAGCAGCCGACGTAAACCGTATCTTTGCCGAGACGAAAAAGGCTTTTGGCAAGCTGGACGTTTTGGTGAACAATGCTGGCGTTTACGAATTCACCCCAATTGAGGACATCACGGAAGAGCACTACTATCGCATTTTCGACACAAACGTGCTTGGTCTGCTCCTTGCCTCCAGAGAGGCGGTAAAGCACTTTAATGGTGATGGAGGCAGCATCATCAACATCGGCTCGGTTGCCAGCAGGGTTACACCGCCTACGTCGTCGGTTTACAGCGGGACGAAGGGCGCTGTCGATGCGATCACGCAGACTCTGGCCAAGGAACTTGGCCCGAAGAAGATTCGCGTGAACTCGATCAACCCCGGAATGGTGGAGACGGAAGGCGTTCACTCTGCAGGATTCATCGGCAGTGAATTCCATAAGCAGCATGAGGCGCAAGTTCCTCTTGGACGCATCGGTCAGCCTGAGGACATTGCGAACATCGCCGTTTTCCTGGCATCTGCCGATTCAGGATGGTTGTCAGGCGAATTGGTTATCGCCTCGGGTGGCTATCGGTAA
- the ada gene encoding bifunctional DNA-binding transcriptional regulator/O6-methylguanine-DNA methyltransferase Ada, producing the protein MSAVQVSHQVWDRAWQMVETRKPAADMLFVYAVRTTGIYCRPSCPSRRPLRTSVEFFATSELAERAGYRACKRCAPGEAHPQAHMLTQACDYIERNIDTTIKLDKLGKIVGLSAFHTQRLFRRYLGISPRQYQQARRMEHFRKNLLTNDNVTTAMYESGFASSSRLYETANEHLGMTPTEYRRGGKDVVIRYTIVDSPLGKMLVAATDAGLCLVAFGSLETELEDELASRFPASDSRRDEANLGLMVKQILTQMTEHPVALELPLDVRATAFQRRVWKALRRIPRGQTRTYSQIAQEIGQPTAVRAVARACATNPVALVVPCHRVIGSDGALTGYRWGVERKKKLLELESVPAK; encoded by the coding sequence ATGAGTGCTGTTCAGGTATCGCACCAGGTTTGGGACAGGGCATGGCAGATGGTGGAGACGCGCAAGCCCGCTGCGGACATGCTCTTCGTGTACGCAGTGAGGACAACGGGCATCTACTGCCGTCCATCCTGCCCCAGCCGCAGGCCGCTGCGCACATCAGTCGAATTCTTTGCCACCAGCGAACTCGCGGAGCGCGCAGGATACAGAGCATGCAAACGCTGCGCGCCGGGTGAGGCGCATCCGCAGGCGCACATGCTGACACAGGCATGCGATTACATCGAGCGGAACATCGACACCACCATCAAGCTCGACAAGCTGGGAAAGATTGTAGGCTTGAGCGCGTTCCACACGCAGAGGCTCTTCCGCCGCTACCTCGGTATCTCTCCACGGCAGTATCAGCAGGCTCGCCGCATGGAGCATTTCCGCAAGAACCTGCTCACGAACGATAACGTGACGACGGCGATGTATGAGTCCGGTTTCGCGTCCAGCAGCCGCCTGTACGAAACAGCAAACGAACACTTAGGAATGACGCCGACGGAGTACCGTCGCGGAGGCAAGGACGTGGTGATCCGCTACACAATCGTCGATTCGCCACTTGGGAAAATGCTGGTCGCAGCTACCGACGCCGGCCTGTGCCTGGTGGCCTTTGGCTCACTCGAAACCGAACTTGAAGATGAGTTGGCGTCACGCTTCCCAGCCTCCGACAGCAGGCGCGACGAGGCCAATCTGGGTTTGATGGTGAAGCAGATACTCACGCAGATGACCGAGCATCCGGTTGCGCTCGAACTACCACTTGATGTCCGCGCCACGGCGTTCCAGAGACGCGTGTGGAAGGCACTGCGTCGCATTCCGCGCGGCCAGACTCGCACCTACTCTCAGATTGCGCAAGAGATTGGTCAACCCACTGCGGTACGCGCAGTCGCGCGCGCCTGTGCAACGAATCCGGTGGCGTTGGTCGTGCCCTGCCACCGCGTCATCGGCAGCGACGGTGCGTTGACTGGTTATCGCTGGGGAGTTGAACGGAAAAAGAAGCTGCTGGAGCTTGAGAGCGTTCCAGCCAAATGA
- the metK gene encoding methionine adenosyltransferase: MSVRDKFLFTSESVTEGHPDKIADQISDSILDACLEQDPYSRVACETLTATGLVVIAGEITTKAYVDFQTLVRGVVAAIGYDNALYGFDSNTCAVISSINKQSGDIAMGVDTGGAGDQGMMFGYATNETEELMPAPISLAHKLTKRLSEVRKSGRMSYLRPDGKSQVTVEYDAEGKPVRIDAVVISTQHAETISNEELRADILKHVIQAVLPAELLDENTKYHINPTGRFVIGGPMGDSGLTGRKIIVDTYGGMGRHGGGAFSGKDPTKVDRSAAYMARYIAKNIVASGLADRCEVQLAYAIGVAEPVSVLVDTFGTGKIPSDKLQELVRANFTLTPKGIIESLNLRRPIYRKTAAYGHFGRADKEFTWEATDKAAALREQAEAATAVAK, translated from the coding sequence TTGTCCGTACGCGACAAGTTTCTATTCACCTCAGAGTCGGTGACTGAAGGGCATCCCGACAAAATCGCAGACCAGATTTCCGACTCCATTCTCGACGCCTGCCTCGAACAGGATCCTTACAGCCGCGTCGCCTGCGAAACCCTAACCGCCACCGGACTCGTCGTTATCGCCGGTGAAATCACGACCAAAGCTTACGTTGACTTCCAGACTCTCGTGCGCGGCGTGGTCGCAGCCATCGGCTATGACAACGCGCTCTACGGTTTCGATTCGAACACCTGTGCTGTGATCTCTTCGATCAACAAGCAGTCCGGCGACATCGCCATGGGCGTTGACACGGGCGGCGCGGGCGATCAGGGCATGATGTTCGGCTACGCTACCAATGAGACGGAAGAGCTGATGCCGGCTCCCATCTCACTGGCCCACAAGCTGACCAAGCGCCTGAGCGAAGTCCGCAAGAGCGGCAGGATGTCGTATCTCCGTCCTGATGGCAAGAGCCAGGTCACGGTCGAGTACGACGCCGAAGGCAAGCCGGTGCGCATCGATGCTGTCGTCATCTCGACGCAGCATGCGGAAACGATCTCGAACGAAGAGCTGCGCGCTGACATTCTGAAGCACGTCATCCAGGCTGTTCTTCCCGCCGAACTCCTCGACGAAAACACCAAGTATCACATCAACCCGACCGGTCGATTCGTCATCGGCGGACCGATGGGTGACTCGGGCCTTACCGGTCGCAAGATCATCGTCGACACCTACGGCGGCATGGGCCGTCACGGCGGCGGTGCTTTCAGCGGCAAGGATCCGACAAAGGTCGACCGCTCGGCTGCATACATGGCGCGCTACATCGCCAAGAACATAGTGGCCTCCGGTCTTGCCGACCGCTGCGAAGTTCAGCTCGCCTACGCCATCGGCGTTGCCGAGCCGGTCAGCGTGCTGGTAGATACCTTCGGCACCGGCAAGATTCCTTCCGACAAGCTCCAGGAACTGGTTCGCGCCAACTTCACGCTGACGCCGAAGGGCATAATCGAGAGCCTGAACCTGCGCCGTCCGATTTATAGGAAGACCGCAGCCTACGGCCACTTCGGGCGCGCCGACAAGGAGTTCACCTGGGAAGCGACTGACAAAGCCGCGGCTTTGCGTGAGCAGGCCGAGGCGGCAACCGCAGTCGCCAAGTAG
- a CDS encoding glycosyltransferase 87 family protein, which produces MTLSPSHGLFSTLIHMVVPAWMALILFFILLKFVARRKADLSEPHHPSGASRTLIGGLAILIFALYIGALAIRLFFPGFIDPVEPLMASISYFSLHGTSVYQNIVAYGPLSYLPYGFALKLMPPGMLALKMVVVIANILLVALMVDLFRQMVEPRKAYLAAGLVVSVLLMKQSYLIQIRGDVFIFLAVALAIRAALIRRQVLSSVLFGIALGLAIGAKATAVLCLLAPCLLFVERHGRRALLSSVAVASVVNLVPFLVPTISLRQYFYWLFHMSHELRSSRELLGNLFVTAVLLLPILLGWPKNRAASRRYWGERRWHMLALVVGVLATDILAAKMGAGRHHLAPFTIVVAFYVVEMLAQQRESAPTFRQQRRSYGMSVFVLGWAAFITLVVITEAGAVWDVWALDRQQHSQSVALMRDVQGVLNRHPDQRIEMAPGTSQENLNATYSPEYGAPILAFHGNPDDFELAAAADGELLHLPVPRHMEEALTTCRTSLWLVPRTQAPFSAVSIYSSMYPAEYPGHLVFTNLTRSKFSSRHRLVGRTNFFDVYKCVGMG; this is translated from the coding sequence GTGACTCTCTCCCCCTCTCACGGACTCTTTTCGACATTGATTCACATGGTTGTCCCGGCGTGGATGGCCCTGATCTTGTTCTTTATTTTGTTGAAGTTCGTCGCACGTCGGAAGGCTGATTTGAGCGAACCTCACCACCCGTCTGGTGCATCGCGGACACTTATCGGTGGACTGGCGATTCTGATCTTCGCGCTTTACATTGGGGCGCTGGCGATCCGGCTCTTTTTCCCGGGATTTATCGACCCGGTAGAGCCGTTAATGGCGTCGATATCATACTTCTCTCTGCACGGTACATCGGTGTATCAGAACATCGTCGCGTATGGACCCCTCTCCTACCTTCCCTATGGCTTTGCGTTGAAGCTGATGCCTCCAGGCATGCTTGCCTTGAAGATGGTTGTGGTGATCGCGAACATTCTGCTTGTCGCTTTGATGGTCGATCTTTTCCGTCAAATGGTCGAACCACGGAAGGCCTATTTAGCAGCGGGCCTGGTAGTTTCAGTGCTCTTAATGAAGCAAAGCTATCTCATTCAAATTCGAGGAGATGTGTTTATTTTTCTGGCGGTCGCCCTTGCAATCAGGGCCGCATTGATTCGCCGGCAGGTTCTGTCGTCAGTATTGTTCGGGATCGCTCTCGGACTCGCCATCGGGGCAAAAGCTACCGCCGTTCTCTGCCTGTTAGCCCCGTGCTTATTGTTTGTTGAGCGCCATGGCCGGCGGGCTCTTCTCTCGTCAGTCGCGGTTGCGTCTGTCGTGAACCTAGTGCCGTTTCTGGTTCCTACCATTTCACTCCGACAATACTTTTACTGGCTCTTCCACATGTCGCACGAGCTGCGCAGCAGCAGAGAATTGCTTGGCAATCTGTTTGTGACTGCCGTATTGCTGCTGCCGATCCTCTTGGGTTGGCCAAAGAACCGTGCTGCGTCACGCCGTTATTGGGGCGAACGGCGTTGGCACATGCTCGCACTCGTTGTCGGCGTCTTGGCGACCGACATTCTCGCTGCAAAAATGGGAGCGGGAAGACACCACCTGGCGCCATTCACAATTGTGGTGGCTTTCTACGTTGTTGAAATGCTTGCACAACAGAGGGAGAGCGCGCCCACATTCCGGCAGCAAAGGCGCAGTTACGGAATGAGCGTTTTCGTGCTTGGTTGGGCCGCGTTCATTACCCTGGTGGTGATTACCGAAGCCGGTGCGGTGTGGGATGTCTGGGCGCTGGATCGTCAACAGCATTCTCAATCCGTCGCTCTGATGCGAGACGTGCAGGGAGTTCTGAATCGACATCCGGACCAGCGCATTGAGATGGCCCCGGGTACGAGCCAGGAGAATTTGAACGCCACATACTCCCCTGAGTATGGCGCGCCAATTCTCGCATTCCACGGAAATCCGGACGACTTTGAACTTGCCGCTGCCGCCGATGGGGAACTCCTCCACCTTCCCGTTCCGAGGCACATGGAAGAGGCTTTGACCACTTGCCGAACTTCATTGTGGCTGGTGCCACGAACGCAAGCCCCATTCAGTGCTGTCAGCATTTACAGCAGCATGTATCCTGCTGAATACCCAGGGCATCTCGTCTTCACCAACCTCACCCGTTCGAAGTTTTCCTCCAGGCATCGTCTGGTGGGCAGAACGAATTTCTTTGACGTATACAAATGCGTTGGTATGGGCTGA
- a CDS encoding helix-turn-helix domain-containing protein has product MGQFGEDLRKERETRGIAIGTITNVTKISGRHLLALEQEHFDALPGGVFNKGIVRGYARVVGLDEDTWVGRFMSAYQQSGQLKDDDVSWIEFAENVSKGRDDDTPRPDVRLRWAGVAVLLVLLSALGWFVWHFVSNRVTAENVSVQHSVSAQEIHTTTVPITASAGSGN; this is encoded by the coding sequence ATGGGTCAGTTCGGCGAAGATTTGCGGAAAGAGCGGGAAACTCGCGGCATCGCGATTGGCACGATTACAAACGTGACGAAGATCAGCGGCCGTCACCTGCTCGCTCTTGAACAGGAACATTTCGATGCCCTCCCCGGTGGTGTTTTCAATAAGGGCATTGTGCGCGGCTATGCTCGCGTGGTCGGTCTCGACGAAGACACGTGGGTTGGACGCTTCATGTCCGCCTACCAGCAAAGCGGCCAACTCAAGGATGACGACGTAAGCTGGATCGAATTTGCGGAAAATGTCAGCAAAGGCCGCGATGACGACACTCCGCGTCCGGATGTCCGTCTGCGCTGGGCAGGCGTCGCGGTTCTACTGGTCCTGCTCTCCGCGCTCGGCTGGTTTGTGTGGCACTTCGTCAGCAACCGCGTCACGGCAGAAAATGTCAGCGTTCAGCATTCCGTGTCCGCTCAGGAAATACACACTACGACAGTTCCCATAACCGCTTCTGCCGGTTCTGGAAATTAA